The proteins below are encoded in one region of Amorphus orientalis:
- a CDS encoding putative monovalent cation/H+ antiporter subunit A has translation MTPSAIDATLLIALAPFAAAALGPWLTSIAGHRAGWILAIVPALLFAHFASMIPDIAHGAVLMAGYDWAPSLGIRYSMRIDGLSLVFALLITGIGTFIVIYSGGYLKGHAQQGRFFSFILLFMGAMLGLVLADDLLALFVFWELTSITSFLLIGFDHTRSAARRAALQALVITGGGGLALLAGFLVLMVATGATSMSDVLAGGDMVRESGVYLPILLLVLGGAFAKSAQVPLHSWLPNAMEAPTPVSAYLHSATMVKAGVYLLMRMNPALGDTALWTTILPIFGGATFLTGMVLAVRNTDLKQILAYTTVASLGLLVLLTGIGTEAAIAGAVAYLIAHALFKGALFMVAGTIDHETGTREIGQLGGLAGKMPITFLAALVACVSMAGLPPMIGFVAKEVLYDGVWLASGVSLALVVAVIGNALMFAVAVILVIKPFFGPRPEMPKSPHEGPISLWAGPVVLGLLSLSGGLAIALVGETFVAPMTSAVAGTAVELHLHLIPSGLKPPVVLTLITIALGLVAVLLFNALRAGIVSVLEGIGWGPDRGFDQLLRSLVFLASGLSDILQPGRMKGYVTITFVVIAASLLVPMWVFGEFPRLHFLVPDAPFYFWAVLAIAAVSLWAVLVAVTRLIAIVTLGIQGTMVAIIFMLYGAPDLSFTQFMVEILSVIILALVMTRFNLSPTDARPFGTRLRDGALAIACGGAFALILISVVEQPFDPRVSEFFADYSRVIAHGRNIVNVIIVDFRALDTLGEIAVVMTAGLAILAVIRLKSRENRGELTRPNLQDGETLKEAALDQ, from the coding sequence ATGACGCCGAGTGCGATCGACGCAACGCTGCTCATAGCGCTCGCGCCGTTCGCCGCCGCTGCTCTCGGCCCGTGGCTGACGAGTATCGCCGGGCACCGTGCGGGTTGGATTCTGGCGATCGTACCGGCGCTGCTGTTCGCGCATTTCGCCTCGATGATCCCCGATATCGCCCACGGCGCCGTGCTGATGGCCGGCTACGACTGGGCGCCGAGCCTGGGCATTCGCTACTCGATGCGGATCGACGGGCTGTCGCTGGTGTTCGCGCTCCTGATCACCGGCATCGGCACGTTCATCGTGATCTATTCCGGCGGCTACCTGAAGGGCCATGCCCAGCAGGGGCGGTTCTTTTCCTTCATCCTCCTGTTCATGGGCGCGATGCTCGGCCTGGTCCTGGCCGACGATCTGCTCGCCCTGTTCGTCTTCTGGGAACTGACGTCGATCACGTCGTTCCTGCTGATCGGCTTCGATCACACGCGCTCGGCCGCGCGCCGTGCGGCGCTGCAGGCCCTTGTGATCACCGGCGGCGGCGGCCTGGCGCTGCTGGCGGGCTTCCTGGTCCTGATGGTCGCGACGGGCGCCACCAGCATGTCGGACGTGCTGGCCGGCGGCGACATGGTGCGCGAGAGCGGCGTCTACCTGCCGATCCTGCTTCTGGTCCTCGGCGGGGCGTTCGCCAAGTCGGCCCAGGTGCCGCTGCACTCCTGGTTGCCCAACGCCATGGAGGCGCCGACGCCCGTCTCCGCCTACCTGCATTCCGCGACAATGGTGAAGGCCGGCGTCTATCTCCTGATGCGGATGAACCCGGCGCTCGGCGACACCGCGCTGTGGACGACGATCCTGCCGATCTTCGGCGGCGCGACGTTCCTGACGGGCATGGTGCTGGCCGTCCGCAACACCGACCTGAAGCAGATCCTCGCCTACACCACCGTCGCGTCGCTCGGGCTTCTGGTGCTGCTGACCGGGATCGGCACCGAGGCGGCGATTGCCGGTGCGGTCGCCTATCTGATCGCCCACGCGCTGTTCAAGGGCGCGCTGTTCATGGTCGCCGGCACCATCGACCACGAGACCGGCACCCGGGAGATCGGGCAGCTCGGCGGGCTCGCGGGCAAGATGCCGATCACCTTCCTGGCCGCCCTCGTGGCCTGCGTGTCGATGGCCGGCCTGCCGCCGATGATCGGCTTCGTGGCCAAGGAAGTGCTCTATGACGGAGTGTGGCTGGCCTCGGGCGTGTCGCTCGCCCTCGTGGTGGCGGTGATCGGCAACGCGCTCATGTTCGCCGTGGCCGTGATACTGGTCATCAAGCCGTTCTTCGGGCCGCGCCCGGAGATGCCGAAGTCGCCCCACGAAGGGCCGATCTCGCTCTGGGCCGGACCGGTGGTGCTGGGGCTTCTGTCCTTGAGCGGCGGACTGGCCATCGCGCTGGTGGGGGAGACGTTCGTCGCGCCGATGACGAGCGCGGTCGCCGGCACGGCCGTCGAGCTCCACCTGCATCTCATCCCGAGCGGACTGAAGCCGCCGGTGGTGCTGACCCTGATCACCATCGCCCTCGGTCTCGTCGCGGTCCTGCTGTTCAACGCCCTGCGGGCCGGGATCGTCTCGGTGCTCGAGGGGATCGGCTGGGGTCCCGACCGGGGCTTCGACCAGCTCCTGCGCAGCCTCGTCTTCCTGGCGAGCGGCCTGAGTGACATTCTCCAGCCCGGCCGCATGAAGGGCTATGTCACCATCACCTTCGTCGTGATCGCCGCGTCGCTGCTGGTGCCGATGTGGGTGTTCGGCGAGTTCCCGCGCTTGCACTTCCTGGTGCCGGACGCGCCGTTCTACTTCTGGGCGGTTCTCGCGATCGCCGCGGTCAGCCTCTGGGCGGTCCTCGTTGCCGTCACCCGTCTCATCGCCATCGTGACGCTCGGCATCCAGGGCACCATGGTCGCGATCATCTTCATGCTCTACGGCGCACCGGATCTCTCGTTCACCCAGTTCATGGTGGAGATCCTCTCGGTGATCATCCTCGCCCTGGTGATGACGCGCTTCAATCTGAGTCCCACCGATGCCCGGCCCTTCGGCACCCGGCTGCGCGATGGGGCACTCGCAATCGCCTGCGGCGGCGCATTCGCGCTGATCCTGATCTCGGTCGTCGAACAGCCGTTCGATCCGCGCGTGTCGGAATTCTTCGCCGACTATTCGCGGGTCATCGCCCATGGCCGCAACATCGTGAACGTCATCATCGTCGACTTCCGGGCACTGGACACCCTCGGCGAGATTGCCGTCGTGATGACCGCCGGCCTGGCGATCCTTGCGGTCATCCGGCTCAAGAGCCGGGAGAACCGGGGCGAACTCACCCGGCCGAACCTGCAGGACGGCGAAACCCTGAAGGAGGCGGCGCTGGATCAATGA
- a CDS encoding Na+/H+ antiporter subunit D, with translation MIVEPLAAVDWLVIAPVALPLAGGALCLVLRSRGALQAKLTILIMGLLVLLNAGLFGKVATDGPMIMAMGNWLPPFAIVFAVDILGALLALTTAVVGLVGAIYASADIDIGRRRFGFYTFYLLLITGVSGAFLTGDIFNLYVWFEVLLIASFGLLILGGERAQLDGAVKYGVLNLLATTFFLIAVGLLYGLVGTLNMADIALSLQTLSPEAPIAAITVLFFVAFAMKAAAFPLNFWLPAAYHTPRIVVAAVFAGLLTKVGVYALLRVFVMLLPASHVDLSTVILWVGVLTMFVGAFGALAQTEVRRLLGFVVIGGIGNMLVGIAIGSEGALAGTVFYAVHSILVMTALYFAAGGMERIAGSSSLHSASGLYRADPMFAALFLVLAFAVSGLPPFSGFWPKVMLVRASVAADVGWAAGAILFTGLLTTIAMARIWLLAFWREATQEAPIRVANVDGDNRSAWLGPIAILAAIIFVLGVLPEGIMSASLAGAEALLDPASYVETVLGEGGR, from the coding sequence ATGATCGTCGAACCGCTGGCCGCGGTCGACTGGCTCGTCATCGCCCCGGTCGCGCTTCCCCTGGCCGGCGGCGCCCTGTGCCTCGTGCTGCGCTCGCGCGGGGCGCTTCAGGCGAAGCTGACCATCCTGATCATGGGGCTGCTGGTCCTCCTGAACGCCGGCCTGTTCGGCAAGGTGGCAACCGACGGTCCGATGATCATGGCGATGGGCAACTGGCTGCCCCCGTTCGCCATCGTCTTCGCCGTCGACATTCTCGGTGCGCTGCTGGCGCTGACCACGGCGGTCGTCGGCCTCGTCGGCGCAATCTACGCCTCGGCCGACATCGACATCGGCCGACGACGGTTCGGCTTCTACACCTTCTATCTGCTCCTGATCACCGGTGTGTCGGGCGCCTTTCTGACCGGCGACATCTTCAACCTCTATGTCTGGTTCGAGGTTCTGCTGATCGCGTCGTTCGGGCTGCTCATCCTCGGCGGCGAGCGGGCCCAGCTGGACGGAGCGGTGAAGTACGGCGTGCTCAACCTGCTCGCCACGACCTTCTTCCTGATCGCGGTCGGTCTGCTCTACGGCCTGGTCGGCACGCTGAACATGGCCGACATCGCGCTGTCGCTTCAGACCCTCAGCCCGGAAGCCCCGATTGCCGCGATCACGGTGCTGTTCTTCGTCGCCTTCGCGATGAAGGCCGCGGCCTTCCCGCTGAACTTCTGGCTGCCCGCGGCCTATCACACACCCCGGATCGTGGTGGCGGCGGTGTTCGCCGGACTGCTCACCAAGGTCGGCGTCTACGCGCTGCTGCGCGTCTTCGTCATGCTGCTTCCCGCAAGCCACGTGGATCTCAGCACCGTGATCCTGTGGGTGGGCGTACTCACCATGTTCGTCGGGGCGTTCGGCGCGCTCGCTCAGACGGAGGTCCGCCGGCTGCTGGGCTTCGTCGTCATCGGCGGCATCGGCAACATGCTGGTCGGCATCGCGATCGGCTCGGAAGGCGCTCTGGCCGGCACCGTGTTCTATGCGGTGCATTCGATCCTCGTCATGACGGCACTCTACTTCGCGGCCGGCGGGATGGAGCGGATCGCCGGCTCGTCCTCGCTGCATTCCGCCAGCGGTCTCTACCGGGCCGACCCGATGTTCGCGGCCCTGTTCCTGGTGCTGGCATTCGCCGTATCGGGGCTGCCGCCGTTCTCCGGCTTCTGGCCCAAGGTCATGCTGGTGCGCGCCAGCGTGGCGGCGGACGTGGGATGGGCGGCCGGAGCGATCCTGTTCACCGGCCTTCTGACAACGATCGCGATGGCGCGCATCTGGCTTCTGGCCTTCTGGCGCGAAGCCACCCAGGAGGCGCCGATCCGCGTGGCGAACGTGGACGGCGACAACCGGTCGGCGTGGCTCGGCCCGATCGCGATCCTCGCGGCGATCATCTTCGTGCTCGGTGTGCTTCCTGAGGGTATCATGTCGGCGTCGCTGGCCGGGGCCGAGGCCCTGCTGGATCCGGCGAGCTATGTCGAGACGGTGCTGGGAGAGGGAGGCCGCTGA
- a CDS encoding Na+/H+ antiporter subunit C, translated as METVLALLVGVFFMSAIYLILSRRTVRILIGVVILGNAVNLLIFTAGRLTVAVPPVIPTDLPTVAGTVANPLPQALILTAIVISFSLFAFLLILSYRAFQELGTDDVDEMRDAEPAERRLPPMEY; from the coding sequence ATGGAAACCGTTCTGGCGCTCCTGGTCGGCGTGTTCTTCATGTCCGCGATCTACCTGATCCTGTCGCGGCGGACGGTGCGGATCCTGATCGGCGTCGTCATCCTGGGCAACGCGGTCAACCTGCTGATCTTCACGGCGGGGCGGCTTACGGTGGCGGTTCCGCCGGTCATTCCGACGGACCTGCCGACGGTGGCCGGAACGGTCGCCAATCCGCTGCCCCAGGCGCTGATCCTCACTGCGATCGTGATTTCCTTCTCGCTGTTCGCGTTCCTCCTGATCCTGAGCTATCGCGCGTTCCAGGAACTGGGGACGGACGACGTCGACGAAATGCGCGACGCCGAGCCGGCCGAACGGCGCCTGCCGCCGATGGAGTACTGA
- a CDS encoding MnhB domain-containing protein: MSTIIFRTIAPYIAALAALFSVFVLLRGHNEPGGGFIGGLIAASAIATYGIAWGVAPVRRAMVVHPIALAGFGVFLAAVSGFLSLFAGMGFLSGLWVTIHVLGVDLALSSVLLFDIGVYFTVVGAISTIGLTLEEPEQD, from the coding sequence ATGAGCACGATCATCTTCAGAACGATCGCGCCCTATATCGCCGCGCTGGCCGCGCTGTTTTCGGTCTTCGTCCTTCTGCGCGGCCACAACGAGCCCGGCGGCGGCTTCATCGGCGGTCTCATCGCCGCGTCCGCCATCGCCACCTACGGCATCGCCTGGGGCGTCGCCCCGGTGCGGCGCGCCATGGTCGTGCATCCGATCGCGCTGGCCGGTTTCGGGGTGTTCCTCGCGGCCGTCTCGGGCTTCCTGTCGCTGTTTGCGGGCATGGGGTTCCTGAGCGGCCTGTGGGTCACGATTCATGTTCTCGGCGTCGATCTCGCGCTCTCCTCGGTGCTCCTGTTCGATATCGGGGTCTATTTCACCGTGGTGGGCGCGATCTCGACCATCGGACTGACCCTCGAAGAGCCGGAGCAGGACTGA
- the msrB gene encoding peptide-methionine (R)-S-oxide reductase MsrB, with the protein MTDTPVKVQKSDAEWRAELTPEQYAVTRQHGTERAFTGPHLEEKRPGVFHCVCCHAPLFRTKTKYESGSGWPSFYEPISEDAVKRIEDRSYGMVRVEVLCATCDAHLGHVFPDGPEPTGERYCMNGVALDFEPAADE; encoded by the coding sequence ATGACCGACACACCGGTGAAAGTGCAGAAATCCGACGCCGAGTGGCGCGCCGAACTGACCCCCGAGCAGTATGCGGTCACCCGCCAGCACGGGACCGAGCGCGCCTTCACGGGTCCGCATCTCGAGGAGAAGCGCCCCGGCGTGTTTCACTGTGTGTGCTGTCACGCACCGCTGTTCCGCACCAAGACCAAGTACGAATCCGGCAGCGGCTGGCCGAGCTTCTACGAGCCGATCTCGGAGGACGCTGTCAAGCGGATCGAGGATCGGTCCTACGGAATGGTGCGGGTCGAAGTCCTCTGCGCCACCTGCGACGCCCATCTGGGCCACGTCTTTCCGGACGGCCCCGAGCCGACCGGCGAGCGCTATTGCATGAACGGCGTCGCCCTCGATTTCGAGCCCGCCGCCGATGAGTGA
- a CDS encoding cation:proton antiporter yields the protein MSAVSDFQQICVYVAFALLSLSFAVIVYRIVTGPTLPDRILALDMMIAVAIGFIATFGVHSGFYLYVDIAIALGLIGFLSTVAFARFVLARGSTEDVPEALEEESNS from the coding sequence ATGAGCGCCGTCAGCGACTTCCAGCAGATCTGCGTCTATGTCGCGTTCGCGCTTCTGTCGCTGTCGTTCGCGGTCATCGTCTACCGGATCGTCACCGGTCCGACCTTGCCGGACCGGATCCTGGCGCTCGACATGATGATCGCGGTGGCGATCGGCTTCATCGCGACCTTCGGGGTGCACAGCGGCTTTTATCTCTATGTGGACATCGCGATCGCCCTGGGGCTGATCGGCTTCCTGTCGACCGTTGCCTTCGCCCGGTTCGTGCTCGCGCGCGGCTCGACCGAAGACGTCCCCGAGGCGCTGGAAGAGGAGAGCAACTCCTGA
- a CDS encoding Na+/H+ antiporter subunit E: MPVLLANVLLAVAWGAVTGSFEALNLLFGFVLAAMALWLIREQIGTRGSLGRTWRGLSLAGLFLWELVMSSVRVAIIVLSPRRDLRPAIIAYPLTVDRDFEITLLANLITLTPGTLSIDVSEDRETLFIHCIDVPDPDAAITDIKNGFERKIMETFR; encoded by the coding sequence ATGCCGGTGTTGCTCGCCAACGTGCTGCTTGCGGTGGCCTGGGGCGCCGTCACCGGCAGCTTCGAGGCGCTCAACCTGCTGTTCGGCTTCGTGCTGGCGGCCATGGCGCTCTGGCTGATCCGCGAGCAGATCGGCACGCGCGGCTCCCTTGGGCGGACCTGGCGGGGGCTGTCGCTCGCCGGCCTGTTTCTCTGGGAACTGGTCATGTCGTCGGTGCGCGTGGCGATCATCGTCCTGTCGCCACGGCGCGACCTGCGGCCGGCGATCATCGCCTATCCGCTGACCGTCGACCGGGATTTCGAGATCACGCTACTTGCCAACCTCATCACCCTGACGCCCGGCACGCTTTCGATCGACGTGTCGGAAGACCGCGAGACGCTGTTCATTCATTGCATCGACGTGCCCGATCCCGATGCGGCGATCACCGACATCAAGAACGGCTTCGAGCGGAAGATCATGGAGACGTTCCGATGA